One Coffea arabica cultivar ET-39 chromosome 5c, Coffea Arabica ET-39 HiFi, whole genome shotgun sequence DNA window includes the following coding sequences:
- the LOC140007278 gene encoding uncharacterized protein — protein MWVLWQDELVAQLRKVGDQLANMEISWGGITFLFSAVYAKCTRVGRRELWKAMESIHGINEGPWMVVRDFNVILNAQERSGGHLLISVTWRNLTTRFSKWPSGGGLRWFGLHLDKWGTLAAFGQSFIQRRLVGIIFYYYCLTPNARLCGPCSALDQERIPKTRIPGFSLSKCLETIPKLLVSGSIGVAWAVKETEEVLRQSEKEFNERRDALAKGKLEEARASYATALAVECEFWRQKSSIRWLREGDANTKFFHSRPPILEEVKEVVFSLSPKSAPSPNGFGAGFYQTCWQIIGEDLVDAIQEFFQGVQQSKGFSSAAIVLIPKIGFVPGRAITENILLAQELALDLDRKLRHPNLMLKLDMEKAYDREQAVDLMFRTVLNNWFSILINGSPGEYFRASRGVRQGDPLSPAMFLLVSEFLGRGLQHLFEQNKSRYYVSAGSRVPYLAFADDMLVLTRCSEDCLDSLVAFFARYQAYSGQRINGGKSSFILSNRVSEDTVALVREKLQFQQQMLPFVYLGAPIPRGRVTCILFDPILAKMQSHLSHWSSRLLSEGGKLALFRHVLSSIPMYLLQVLQPPRAVFQRLGRICNAFLWDKANGSKGIHWTSWEKLHQNRSRWADFIRVKYIKGEHPSKVQVSRPTRIWRRLQQVRDFMESKIRWCLGKGFVDFWYNKWLLEVPLVEKVGVVDPPHMLVAEFFGERGWNTGLLQAWLPMAWNKSRFEGTRMEPQGVICAVGSEVEQLGRANLWSLAHFKGDSDDPWVLFAAWRPQATRRLLISWKPPPQDVVKLNTDASVSGRRVSGGGLLWDHDGGLIFAFYKEFGDVDVLTTESLALLQGLLFCKRVRVQRLLVEVDSTGLAHLLGSGALAKWPLCNTLRQIRAMLQRFNTTARHIFREANAAADKLATMEA, from the exons ATGTGGGTTTTGTGGCAGGATGAGCTGGTGGCCCAACTCCGTAAAGTAGGGGATCAACTGGCTAACATGGAGATAAGTTGGGGGGGAATTACCTTCCTATTCTCGGCAGTATATGCTAAATGTACACGAGTAGGGAGACGGGAGTTATGGAAGGCGATGGAGTCAATCCATGGCATTAATGAGGGCCCGTGGATGGTGGTGCGTGACTTCAATGTTATTTTGAATGCCCAAGAGCGCTCCGGGGGGCACCTCCTAATCTCCGTAACATGGAGGAATTTAACGACTCGATTTTCAAAGTGGCCTAGCGGAGGTGGACTTCGATGGTTCGGCCTTCACTTGGACAAATGGGGCACTTTGGCAGCGTTTGGACAGAGCTTTATCCAACGCCGCTTGGTCGGAATTATTTTCTACTACTACTGTCTCACACCTAATGCCAGGTTGTGCGGACCATGCTCCGCTCTTGATCAAGAGCGGATACCCAAGACACGAATCCCCGGCTTTTCATTATCTAAATGTTTGGAAACGATACCCAAACTTCTTGTTAGTGGTTCAATAGGCGTGGCATGG GCTGTCAAGGAAACAGAGGAGGTACTCCGTCAGAGCGAGAAGGAGTTCAATGAGAGGCGGGATGCATTAGCGAAAGGAAAGCTAGAGGAAGCTCGGGCAAGTTATGCGACGGCGCTGGCTGTGGAGTGCGAGTTCTGGCGACAAAAATCGTCAATCAGATGGCTTCGTGAAGGGGATGCCAATACCAAATTCTTTCATTCC CGCCCTCCTATTTTGGAAGAGGTCAAAGAAGTGGTGTTTTCGCTCTCTCCTAAGAGCGCTCCAAGCCCAAACGGCTTCGGGGCTGGCTTTTATCAGACATGTTGGCAAATTATAGGCGAGGATTTGGTTGATGCGATTCAGGAGTTCTTTCAGGGGGTTCAGCAGTCGAAGGGATTCTCAAGTGCAGCTATTGTGCTGATCCCGAAG ATAGGTTTCGTACCAGGGAGGGCTATTACAGAGAACATTTTGCTAGCTCAGGAGCTAGCTTTGGACCTGGATAGGAAGTTGCGCCATCCCAATTTGATGTTGAAACTTGACATGGAAAAAGCATACGATCGG GAACAAGCAGTCGATCTTATGTTCAGAACAGTATTGAATAATTGGTTTTCGATTTTAATCAATGGTTCACCAGGGGAGTACTTTAGGGCCTCTAGAGGAGTTCGGCAGGGGGATCCCCTCTCTCCAGCTATGTTCTTATTGGTGTCAGAATTTTTGGGGAGAGGGCTACAGCACCTCTTCGAACAAAATAAGAGTCGGTATTATGTCTCAGCTGGTTCTCGGGTCCCGTACCTTGCATTTGCTGACGATATGCTAGTCCTTACTCGCTGTTCGGAGGATTGTTTAGATTCACTGGTAGCGTTCTTCGCGCGTTATCAAGCTTACTCTGGGCAAAGAATAAATGGGGGTAAAAGCTCCTTTATTCTCTCTAACAGAGTGTCGGAGGATACGGTTGCCTTGGTGCGGGAGAAGTTGCAGTTCCAGCAGCAAATGCTACCTTTCGTATATTTAGGAGCTCCTATACCCCGAGGCAGAGTGACATGCATACTTTTTGACCCAATTTTGGCAAAGATGCAAAGTCATTTGTCTCATTGGAGCTCCCGATTGCTCTCGGAAGGGGGTAAGTTAGCCTTGTTCCGACATGTACTCTCCTCCATTCCAATGTATCTGCTGCAGGTCCTTCAACCTCCACGAGCGGTTTTCCAGAGGCTGGGTAGAATATGCAATGCTTTCTTGTGGGATAAAGCGAATGGTTCGAAGGGTATCCATTGGACCTCATGGGAGAAG TTACACCAGAATAGATCACGGTGGGCGGATTTCATACGTGTGAAGTACATCAAGGGGGAACACCCATCTAAGGTGCAAGTGAGCCGGCCCACAAGGATCTGGCGACGGTTACAGCAGGTCCGCGATTTTATGGAGTCGAAGATTCGGTGGTGCTTGGGTAAAGGGTTTGTCGACTTTTGGTATAACAAGTGGCTCTTAGAGGTGCCCCTGGTTGAGAAAGTAGGTGTAGTTGACCCGCCACACATGCTAGTAGCTGAGTTTTTTGGAGAGAGGGGATGGAACACTGGGTTGCTACAGGCCTGGTTACCGATGG CATGGAACAAGTCAAGGTTTGAGGGGACTCGGATGGAGCCACAGGGGGTTATTTGTGCGGTGGGCAGTGAGGTGGAGCAGTTGGGGAGGGCAAATTTATGGTCCTTGGCGCACTTCAAGGGTGACTCGGATGATCCATGGGTGTTATTTGCTGCTTGGCGGCCACAGGCAACACGGCGGTTGCTGATTTCTTGGAAGCCACCGCCACAAGATGTCGTCAAGTTGAACACGGATGCCAGTGTTTCAGGTAGGAGGGTATCGGGAGGTGGCTTGCTGTGGGACCATGATGGTGGCTTGATCTTTGCATTCTATAAGGAATTCGGGGATGTTGACGTGCTGACCACCGAGAGTTTGGCATTACTGCAGGGTTTGCTGTTCTGCAAAAGGGTTCGAGTTCAGAGGCTATTAGTGGAGGTGGACTCGACGGGGTTGGCCCACTTGCTGGGCTCAGGGGCCTTGGCAAAATGGCCGTTATGTAACACATTACGGCAAATTCGAGCCATGCTTCAGAGATTCAATACCACTGCTAGACACATATTCAGAGAAGCGAACGCCGCGGCAGATAAATTAGCAACGATGGAGGCTTAG